ACAGATATTGATACTATTATTATTTTAGGTTCTTTAATGAAAGAAGCTTATAAAAATATAAAATCAAATAAATTTATTTTAGTTGAAAATAAAGATGAAATTAAAAAATTAATAAAAAATAATTTTTCTGATAGAGTTATTTTATTAAAAGGTTCTAATTTTAATCATTTATGGGAAATCATCTAGTTTGAGGAGAGAAAATGTTATATATTTTAAGTGAATTAAATAATAATTTAAATTTTTTGAAATCTATATATTTAAGAATTTCAATAGGATTTGTTCTTTCATTTTTAATTGTCCTTATTTTAGGAAAACCATTTATAAAATATTTAAAAAAAATTAAATTTGGAGAAGAAATAAGAGAATCAGGTCCAGCTTCTCATTACTCTAAAAAAGGAACTCCTACTATGGGAGGAGTTCTTATGATTTTTGGTGCTTTGCTTTCTTCTTTGATTATTTGTGATTTAAAAAATAAATTTGTTATCTTACTTATAATTACTACACTCCTTTTTAGTGCTATTGGTTTTATAGACGATTACAAAAAATTTACAGTAAATAAAGATGGGTTAGCTGGGAGAAAAAAATTACTTCTTCAAACTATTATTGCTGTTATAGTTTGGATATTTATAAAAGAATTTGGAATTACAGGTAATAAAATTATTGACTTCTCAATTATAAATCCTCTTTGGTCAGGTTCTCATATATATATAGGTAGTTTTTTGATGTTAATATTTACAATTCTAGTTATCAATGGTACATCAAATGCTGTTAATATTACTGATGGACTTGACGGACTTGCTACTATGCCTGTTATAATCAGTTGTAGTATTTTAACTACTATTGCTTATTTTAGTAGTCACTTTGAATTAAGTTCTCATTTAAGATTATTTTATATTGTTGGAGCTGGAGAAATAGCTGTTTTTCTTTCAACTATAATAGGAGCTGGACTTGCTTTCTTATGGTATAATTGTTATCCTGCTCAAATATTTATGGGTGATACAGGTTCTCTTACTCTTGGAGGAATAATTGGAGTTATAGGAATTATTTTAAAACAAGAGTTACTTATCCCTATAATTGGTGGAGTTTTTGTTATGGAAGCTGTTTCTGTTATGTTACAAGTTGGTTCTTATAAATTAAGAAAAAAAAGAATATTTAGAATGGCTCCTATCCATCATCATTTTGAATTAATGGGAATTCCTGAATCTAAAGTAACTTTTAGATTATGGATAATGGCACTAATTTGTGGAGGAATAGCATTAAGTATTGTAAGACTTAGAGGTATATTATAATTTATAATTAATTTTGGAGGTAATAATTATGGAAAAAGCCATTGTTTTTGGAAATGGTGTTAGTGGTAAGGGTGCAAAAAAATTACTTGAATCAAAAGGAGTTGAAGTTGTTTTAGTAGATGATAATAGTGGTGTTAAGTCATCTGATGCAGTTAAAATATTAGCTGAAATAAATCTTTTTATTAAAAGTCCTGGTATCCCTTTTGATAATGAATTAGTAAAAAAAGCTTTAGATTTAGGAATTGAAGTTATAGATGAAATTGAATTAGGTTATAGATATATTGTTGAAAAAAAACTACCTACTAAAATAGTGGCTATTACAGGAAGTAACGGAAAAACTACAACTACTTCTAAAACTACTGAATTATTACAAAAAGCTGGATTTAAAGCTATGCATGCTGGTAATATAGGAAATTCTTTTGCTGAATTACTTTTAGAAAATCCTGACCTTGATTATGCAGTTTTAGAATTAAGTTCTTTCCAGTTAGAAGGAATCAAAAATTTTAAACCTTATATATCTTTAATTGTAAATCTATCTCCTGACCATCTTGATAGATATGCTGTAGTTGAAGATTATTATGAAGCTAAATTTAATATTTGTAAAAATCAAAAAGATAATGATATCTTTATTTATAATGTAAATGATGATGAAACTATGAAAAGGATTCCATCAAAAGTATTCTGTGATACAAGAACTATAACTGTTGGAAAAAATAAAGAAATTGCTAATTGTTTTGAAGAAAATGGTTGGGTTCTTTATAATGGCGAACAAATTTTAGAAGTTGACAAACTTTCTTTAAAAGGAAAACATAATTTAGAAAATTCTCTTTTCATTATTACAATTGGAAAAATTTTAAATATATCTAATGAAGTTATACAAAATTGTTTATATAATACAAAATCTTTAGAACACAGAATGGAATTATTTTATAAATGGGGAAATACAATATTCATAAATGATTCTAAAGGAACTAACTTAGATTCTACAAATTTTGCTATTGCTGCTTATAAAGGTTCTATCCTTATCTGTGGTGGTAAAGATAAAGGTTTACCTTTAGATAGTATGATCGAAAATATAAAACTTAACATTAAAAAAGTTTATTTAATAGGAAAAATGGCTAATAGAGTTGAAAAATCTCTTTTAGAAGCTAATTATTCAAAAGAAAATATTTTTAACCTTGGAACATTGGAAAATGTACTAAAACATATTAAAGAAAATATAACTTTAGAAGATAAAGAAGTAGTTTTACTTTCTCCTTCAACTTCTAGTTATGACCAATTTAAATCTTTTGAACATAGAGGAAAAGTTTTTAAAGAATTAGTTGAAGAAATATTTGTTGGAGGAGAAATATTGTGAAAATAGTTATTACAACAGGAGGTACTGGAGGGCATATTTATCCTGCTTTATCTGTAGCTAAAGAATTTCAAAAAAGAGGACATGAAGTTACTTTTGTTGGTAGTTCCTCAAGAATGGAAAAAGATTTAGTTCCAAAATTTGGAATTAAATTTATAGGTTTAAATATTAGACCTGGAAAATCTATCAAAAATATTATTTCTATTTTATTTTTAATTCTACATTGTATTAAATATATAAGCAGAGAAAATCCTGATGTTATCATAGGATTTGGAAATTATATCTCTTTTCCTATGATATGTGCTGCTTTTATTAAAAGAAAAAAAATATACCTTCAGGAACAAAATGCTAGTATAGGAATGACTAACAAACTTTTCTATAGATTTGCTGAAAAAGTATTTTTAGCTTTTAATTCTACTTTTGAAGAATTACCTATAAAATTTCAAAATAAATTTAAAGTAACAGGAAATCCTTTGAGAGAAGAAATCTATAAAATAAATAAGCAAGAAGAAAGAGAAAAATTAAAAGTATCTCCTGATGAAAAAATCTTAGTTATAACAGGTGGAAGTTTAGGAGCTAAAAGTATCAATGAAGCTGTAGCTAAATATTGGGATGAATTAGAAAATAAAAAAGGACTTAGAATTTACTGGGCTACTGGTACTAAAAATTATGAGGATATCTTAAAAGATTTAGAAATAAAAAATGTCAATCATGTTGTAAAACCTTATTTTGATAATCTTATCAATGTTATGGCTGCGGCTGATTTAATTATTTGTAGAGCTGGGGCTTTAACTATATCTGAAATTATTCAACTTGAAAAGCCATCAATATTAATTCCTTATAATTCTGTCAAAGTTGGACAATATGAAAATGCTATGATATTAAAAGAAGCTGGGGGAGCTCTTATTTATAATGATAAAGAGGTTGATGAAGCTATTGAAACTGCTTTAGAAATCCTAGAAAGTGAAAATATTTTACATAAAATGGGGAATAATGTTAAAAATTTAAAAACAAACAATGCTACAAAAACAATTGTAGATACAATTGAAATTTGGAGGAATAATTAATGAAAAATATCTTTTTTGTTGGCATCAATGGTATAGGAATGAGTGGACTAGCACAAATAATGAAAACATTAGATTATAATGTTTCTGGTTCAGACCCATCTAATAGTTATCTATCTGAAAAGATGAAAAATCAAGGTATCAATATCTTTTCTAAACATGAAAGTAAAAATATTGATAATATTGATACTCTTGTGGTTTCTACAGCTATCGGAGAAAATAATCCTGAATATAAAAGAGCTAGAGAAAATAATCTTACTATCATTAAAAGAGGAGAACTTTTGGCTACTCTTTTAAATAAGAAAACAGGAATTGCTGTAGCTGGTACTCATGGTAAAACAACAACTAGTTCTATGCTTTCATCTGTTTTATTAGAAAAAGACCCTACTATAGTAGTAGGAGGAATTATTCCTGAAATTAGTTCTAATGCTAGATGTGGTAAGAGTGATTTATTTGTAGCTGAAGCTGATGAAAGTGATAACTCTTTCTTATTTATGAAACCTAAATATTCTGTTATTACAAATATAGAGGCTGACCATTTAGAAAAACATGGTTGTTTAGATAATATTATTAACTCATTTAACACTTTTGCTTCTCAAACTTCTGAAGAAGTTATTATATGTGAAGACTGTCCAAATTGTAATGAGATAATTAAAAATCATTCAGTAAAAACTTATAGTTTAATCAATAAAAAGGCTTTTCTTTTTGCTGATAATATAAGAGTTTCTGGTAAAAAGACTCATTTTGATGTATATATAGATGGAAAATATCAAGGAGAATTTATTTTAAGCATCCCTGGAAAACACAATGTTTATAACTCTTTACCTGTTATATATTTAGGTTTAAAATTTGGAGTTTCTAAAGAAAATATTAAAAATTCTATATCTAACTTTACAGGTGCTAAAAGAAGATATGATATTTTATTAGATAAAGAAAATGTCAAAGTAATAGATGATTATGGACATCATCCTACTGAAATAAGAGCTACTCTTGAAGGAGCTAAAAGTATTGAAAATAAAGAAATTACTGTTATTTTCCAACCTCATAGATTCAGTAGAGTTAAATTTTTATTAGACCAATTTGAAGGAGCTTTCGATAAAGCTGATGAGCTTATTCTTTTACCTGTTTACAGTGCTGGAGAAAAAGATGAGTTTGGAGTTACTATTGAAAATCTTTTTGAAAAAATAAAACATCCTAATTCAAAAATTATATTTTCTGAAAGTGAATTAGAAAAAGATATCCTATCTAGAAATATTCCTAGAACATATATATTTATGGGAGCTGGAAATATTTCTAGTTTTGCTCATTCTATTGCTGATAAACTTAAATAATTATTGAAAGGTTTAATATGATTATAACTAAAGATTGTAATATGAAAAATCATTCTAGTATGAAAATTGGTGGTGTAGCTAGACAATTTATTGAAATAGAGAATAAAGAAGAATTATATCCACTATTGAAAAATTTAAAAAATTATTTTATAATAGGAAATGGGACTAACCTCCTTCTATCTGATGATTTTTTGGATTTTGATTTTATTTCATTAAAAAAATTACGTAAAATTTCTATTATTGATGAAAATAGATTAAATGTAGAAGCTGGTTTAGATTTTCCTCTTTTTCTTAATTATTTAGAAAAAAATAATCTTTCTGGATTGGAAGAATTAGTCGGAATTCCTGGTACTGTAGGTGGTCTTATTTTTATGAATGGTGGTGCCCATGGAAGAGAGATTTTTGATTGTATAGAGAGCATTGAAGTTTTAGATGAAAAAGGAAATATTTTAATAATAGAAAAAAAAGATTTAAAGATAGGTTATCGTTACACTGAAATAAAAGAAAATAATTGGATTATTCTAAGTGCAAATTTTATATTTCAAAAAAATTTCAATAAAGAATTATCTGAAGAAATTAAAAATAAAAGAAAAAATTCTCAACCACTTGAATTCCCTAATTTAGGTAGTACCTTTAAGAATCCATCTGGTTTTTTTGCAGCAAAACTTATTTCAGAATCTGGTCTACAAGGTTATAAAATAGGTGGAGCTCAAATTTCTACAAAACATTCAAATTTTATTGTTAATATTGAAGGAGCTACATTTTCAGATGTCACTTCATTAATAAAATTAGTAGAAAAAACTATCAAAGAGAAATACAACATTAACTTAGAAAAAGAAATAATAGTTTTAAAATAAAGGGGGAATACAATTTTGAGAATAGCTGTATTTATGGGAGGAGTTTCCTCTGAAAGAGAAATATCTTTAAAAACAGGAAAAGCAATATTAGAAAGTCTTCAAAGACAAGGTTATGATGCTTATGGTGTCGAACTTAACCATGAAAATTTATTATCTGCTTTTCTTGAAAATGAATATGACCTTGCTTATTTAGCACTACATGGTGTTTATGGAGAAGATGGAAGAATTCAAGGTCTTCTTGATATCTTAGGAAAAAAATATACTGGTTCTGGTATGATTGCTAGTGCTGTTTCTATGGATAAAAATTTAACTAAACATGTGGCTGAGAATGTAGGAATTCCAGTTCCAAAAAGTTATTTAAAAGAAGAAATTAATTCTATAGAACATTATCCTATTGTTGTTAAACCAACTACTGAAGGGTCTACTATAGGATTATATATTTGTAATAATCTTGAAGAATTAAAGAAAGCTATTGAACTTTCTGGGGATAAAGATATAACTATAGAAGATTTTATAAAAGGCGAAGAACTTACTGTTGGAGTTCTTGAAGGAGAAGCTCTGGGAGTTATAAGAATAAAACCAAAAAGTGGACTTTATGATTATACTTCTAAATATACAAAAGGAATGACTGAATATGAATTTCCTGCTAAAATAGATGAAATTTCTTACAACAAAGCTATGAAATATGCAGCAAAAATCCATAAGGCTCTTAATATGCGTGGAATCTCTAGAAGTGATTTTATTTTAAGAGGAAATGAACTTTTCTTCCTTGAAGTCAATAGTTGTCCTGGAATGACTGAAACTAGTCTTGTTCCTAAAGTAGCTACTTTAAAAGGATATTCTTTTGATGATTTGACAAAAAAAATGGTTGAAAATTTTAAATAATAATACTATAGGTGATTTTTTTGGGATTACTTATTCGTTTAAGTGTATTTGTTCTATTATCAATTGGAATTATTAAAACTCACAATAATTTTTTTAAAAGAGATGACTACAAAATTAATTCTGTAGAAATAACTGGTTTGTCTGAAGAAAAAAAAGATGAGTTTTCATTTTTTAAAGACAATTTTTTGGGAGAATCTCTTTCACATATAGACACTGATAAAATTAAAAATTTTATAAAGCAAGATGTCAGAATAGAAGATGTTAAAGTCAATATATTTGATTATAATAAATTAAATATTGATATAAAAAAAAGAAAACCAAAATACTATTTACAATATAATAATAATATTTTTTTAATTGATAAGAATAATATTATTTATGGTGAAATACATGAAGAAAAAATTTCTAGTCTCCCTTTCATTTTAGTAAAAAATAGCTTTGAAATTTTACCATTATTGGGTATAATAAAGAATATTGAAAATGTTTTAAAAGGTAGTATTTCTCAAATATATAAAGTAGATGACAATTGTATTAATATCGTTTTAACAAATGGTTCTATTTTAAAAACTAATGAAAAAGTACCTTTAGAAAAATATGTAATAGGTGAAACATTATGTTTTGGATTATCTAAAGATAAAAAAATAAACTATGTTGATCTTAG
This DNA window, taken from Fusobacterium perfoetens ATCC 29250, encodes the following:
- the murB gene encoding UDP-N-acetylmuramate dehydrogenase; the protein is MIITKDCNMKNHSSMKIGGVARQFIEIENKEELYPLLKNLKNYFIIGNGTNLLLSDDFLDFDFISLKKLRKISIIDENRLNVEAGLDFPLFLNYLEKNNLSGLEELVGIPGTVGGLIFMNGGAHGREIFDCIESIEVLDEKGNILIIEKKDLKIGYRYTEIKENNWIILSANFIFQKNFNKELSEEIKNKRKNSQPLEFPNLGSTFKNPSGFFAAKLISESGLQGYKIGGAQISTKHSNFIVNIEGATFSDVTSLIKLVEKTIKEKYNINLEKEIIVLK
- the murC gene encoding UDP-N-acetylmuramate--L-alanine ligase, translating into MKNIFFVGINGIGMSGLAQIMKTLDYNVSGSDPSNSYLSEKMKNQGINIFSKHESKNIDNIDTLVVSTAIGENNPEYKRARENNLTIIKRGELLATLLNKKTGIAVAGTHGKTTTSSMLSSVLLEKDPTIVVGGIIPEISSNARCGKSDLFVAEADESDNSFLFMKPKYSVITNIEADHLEKHGCLDNIINSFNTFASQTSEEVIICEDCPNCNEIIKNHSVKTYSLINKKAFLFADNIRVSGKKTHFDVYIDGKYQGEFILSIPGKHNVYNSLPVIYLGLKFGVSKENIKNSISNFTGAKRRYDILLDKENVKVIDDYGHHPTEIRATLEGAKSIENKEITVIFQPHRFSRVKFLLDQFEGAFDKADELILLPVYSAGEKDEFGVTIENLFEKIKHPNSKIIFSESELEKDILSRNIPRTYIFMGAGNISSFAHSIADKLK
- a CDS encoding cell division protein FtsQ/DivIB, with amino-acid sequence MGLLIRLSVFVLLSIGIIKTHNNFFKRDDYKINSVEITGLSEEKKDEFSFFKDNFLGESLSHIDTDKIKNFIKQDVRIEDVKVNIFDYNKLNIDIKKRKPKYYLQYNNNIFLIDKNNIIYGEIHEEKISSLPFILVKNSFEILPLLGIIKNIENVLKGSISQIYKVDDNCINIVLTNGSILKTNEKVPLEKYVIGETLCFGLSKDKKINYVDLRFQDYVVKYLEDKNGE
- the mraY gene encoding phospho-N-acetylmuramoyl-pentapeptide-transferase; this encodes MLYILSELNNNLNFLKSIYLRISIGFVLSFLIVLILGKPFIKYLKKIKFGEEIRESGPASHYSKKGTPTMGGVLMIFGALLSSLIICDLKNKFVILLIITTLLFSAIGFIDDYKKFTVNKDGLAGRKKLLLQTIIAVIVWIFIKEFGITGNKIIDFSIINPLWSGSHIYIGSFLMLIFTILVINGTSNAVNITDGLDGLATMPVIISCSILTTIAYFSSHFELSSHLRLFYIVGAGEIAVFLSTIIGAGLAFLWYNCYPAQIFMGDTGSLTLGGIIGVIGIILKQELLIPIIGGVFVMEAVSVMLQVGSYKLRKKRIFRMAPIHHHFELMGIPESKVTFRLWIMALICGGIALSIVRLRGIL
- a CDS encoding D-alanine--D-alanine ligase is translated as MRIAVFMGGVSSEREISLKTGKAILESLQRQGYDAYGVELNHENLLSAFLENEYDLAYLALHGVYGEDGRIQGLLDILGKKYTGSGMIASAVSMDKNLTKHVAENVGIPVPKSYLKEEINSIEHYPIVVKPTTEGSTIGLYICNNLEELKKAIELSGDKDITIEDFIKGEELTVGVLEGEALGVIRIKPKSGLYDYTSKYTKGMTEYEFPAKIDEISYNKAMKYAAKIHKALNMRGISRSDFILRGNELFFLEVNSCPGMTETSLVPKVATLKGYSFDDLTKKMVENFK
- the murD gene encoding UDP-N-acetylmuramoyl-L-alanine--D-glutamate ligase, translating into MEKAIVFGNGVSGKGAKKLLESKGVEVVLVDDNSGVKSSDAVKILAEINLFIKSPGIPFDNELVKKALDLGIEVIDEIELGYRYIVEKKLPTKIVAITGSNGKTTTTSKTTELLQKAGFKAMHAGNIGNSFAELLLENPDLDYAVLELSSFQLEGIKNFKPYISLIVNLSPDHLDRYAVVEDYYEAKFNICKNQKDNDIFIYNVNDDETMKRIPSKVFCDTRTITVGKNKEIANCFEENGWVLYNGEQILEVDKLSLKGKHNLENSLFIITIGKILNISNEVIQNCLYNTKSLEHRMELFYKWGNTIFINDSKGTNLDSTNFAIAAYKGSILICGGKDKGLPLDSMIENIKLNIKKVYLIGKMANRVEKSLLEANYSKENIFNLGTLENVLKHIKENITLEDKEVVLLSPSTSSYDQFKSFEHRGKVFKELVEEIFVGGEIL
- the murG gene encoding undecaprenyldiphospho-muramoylpentapeptide beta-N-acetylglucosaminyltransferase, whose product is MVKIVITTGGTGGHIYPALSVAKEFQKRGHEVTFVGSSSRMEKDLVPKFGIKFIGLNIRPGKSIKNIISILFLILHCIKYISRENPDVIIGFGNYISFPMICAAFIKRKKIYLQEQNASIGMTNKLFYRFAEKVFLAFNSTFEELPIKFQNKFKVTGNPLREEIYKINKQEEREKLKVSPDEKILVITGGSLGAKSINEAVAKYWDELENKKGLRIYWATGTKNYEDILKDLEIKNVNHVVKPYFDNLINVMAAADLIICRAGALTISEIIQLEKPSILIPYNSVKVGQYENAMILKEAGGALIYNDKEVDEAIETALEILESENILHKMGNNVKNLKTNNATKTIVDTIEIWRNN